In Symmachiella dynata, the following are encoded in one genomic region:
- a CDS encoding DUF1501 domain-containing protein, whose translation MDAFSTNQMLHHQSSRSRRDFLARAGGGFGALALQGLLQQEGLLAAEKSAVNPLAAQASHYISQAKSCIFLFMDGGPSHLDTFDPKPKVNEFAGKPLPDSVERVITPMGVSDNTLLESKRKWTRYGESGIPVSDWYPHVGECIDDIAVIRSCWANGLNHVGSVCQMNTGSILAGRPSLGAWVTYGLGTENQNLPAFVVLLDEAKEPPGGSRVWGTGFMPATFQGTRFRNGDSPILHLASPETIAQTQQRNKLDFLAQLNNKHLESRSGDTQLEARIASYELAFRMQSHAPEAVDLAQETEQTQQMYGLDQKNTKAFGKNCLLARRLVERGVRFIQLYSGSGSKWDAHSKIEKNHTKYCGSTDKPIAGLLKDLKRRGLLDSTLVIWGGEFGRTAMSEQGDGRDHNPYGFTMWMAGGGIKGGQIIGQTDDFGLHAVEDRAHVHDLHATILEAMGLDHTQLIYEHQGRPERATVNEGEVILDLFG comes from the coding sequence ATGGATGCGTTCTCCACCAACCAGATGCTGCACCACCAATCATCACGATCTCGCCGCGATTTTCTCGCGCGGGCCGGCGGTGGATTTGGCGCGTTGGCCCTGCAAGGCTTGTTGCAACAAGAGGGGTTGCTGGCTGCGGAAAAGTCGGCCGTTAATCCGTTGGCCGCACAGGCGTCGCATTATATCTCGCAGGCCAAGAGTTGTATCTTTTTGTTCATGGATGGCGGACCGAGCCATTTGGACACCTTCGATCCCAAACCCAAGGTGAACGAATTCGCCGGGAAGCCGTTGCCCGATTCGGTCGAACGCGTGATCACGCCGATGGGCGTTTCGGACAATACGCTACTGGAAAGTAAACGCAAGTGGACCCGCTACGGCGAGAGCGGCATTCCGGTCTCCGACTGGTATCCGCACGTCGGTGAGTGCATCGATGACATCGCCGTCATCCGCTCCTGCTGGGCGAACGGACTGAATCACGTCGGCAGTGTTTGCCAAATGAACACCGGCAGCATCCTCGCCGGGCGTCCGAGCCTGGGAGCCTGGGTCACCTACGGCCTGGGAACCGAAAACCAGAACCTGCCCGCCTTTGTCGTGCTGTTGGATGAAGCCAAGGAACCACCCGGCGGCAGCCGTGTGTGGGGCACCGGATTTATGCCGGCTACGTTTCAGGGAACACGATTCCGCAACGGCGACAGTCCCATCCTGCACCTCGCCTCGCCGGAGACCATTGCTCAGACCCAGCAACGGAACAAACTTGATTTCCTGGCCCAGTTGAACAACAAACACCTTGAGTCACGGAGCGGGGATACACAATTGGAAGCCCGCATCGCCAGCTACGAATTGGCGTTTCGCATGCAATCCCACGCTCCCGAAGCGGTCGACCTGGCGCAGGAAACCGAACAGACGCAGCAGATGTACGGCCTGGACCAAAAGAACACCAAAGCCTTCGGCAAAAACTGTCTGCTGGCCCGGCGATTGGTCGAACGGGGTGTGCGGTTCATTCAACTCTATTCCGGTTCGGGCAGCAAATGGGATGCGCACTCGAAGATTGAAAAGAACCACACCAAGTATTGCGGCAGCACTGACAAACCGATCGCCGGTCTACTCAAGGATCTCAAGCGCCGCGGGCTGTTGGATTCGACATTAGTCATTTGGGGCGGCGAGTTCGGCCGGACGGCGATGTCGGAACAAGGCGACGGTCGCGACCACAACCCGTACGGCTTCACCATGTGGATGGCCGGCGGCGGGATCAAGGGGGGCCAAATCATCGGCCAAACCGACGACTTCGGACTCCACGCCGTCGAAGACCGCGCCCACGTCCACGATCTACACGCCACGATCCTCGAAGCGATGGGACTGGACCACACGCAACTGATCTACGAACACCAAGGCCGCCCGGAACGGGCGACGGTGAATGAAGGGGAAGTGATTCTGGATTTGTTTGGGTGA
- a CDS encoding leucine-rich repeat domain-containing protein, protein MTETRSLRRSFPRTAVFFVVAGLLLIAAGAFCFWWPYHLEQQAITAVNDWRGKVKTEIVRPGWVPNSIDDSQLRLFERVVSAELILLSVGDDELKQLSELTHIEYLDLQGTKITGAGLAHLRGMVDLKTLVLHNTDVSDSGLVHLGELKNLELLELSNTKVSGAGLVHLGKLPNLKDLGLNHTSISDDDLAHLSGLTTLKGLSLPANITDEGLKHIRGLTGIETLVLFDTDITGVGLQQLRGMTSLETLWLSDTKVDDDGMQNLSGLTSLRNLWLCNTQISDGGLEHLRGLTNLDELTLSNTRVTAAGVEQLRKALPGCDVLWTPPTP, encoded by the coding sequence ATGACCGAAACCCGATCTCTGCGACGCAGTTTTCCCCGAACGGCCGTTTTCTTCGTAGTCGCCGGTCTCCTACTCATCGCTGCCGGTGCATTCTGTTTTTGGTGGCCCTATCACCTGGAACAGCAGGCGATCACTGCCGTCAACGATTGGCGGGGCAAAGTGAAAACAGAGATCGTCCGTCCTGGTTGGGTTCCGAATTCGATTGATGACTCGCAGCTCCGATTGTTCGAAAGAGTCGTGTCCGCCGAATTGATTCTTCTGTCGGTGGGCGATGACGAATTGAAACAACTCAGTGAACTGACACACATCGAATACCTGGACCTGCAAGGCACAAAAATCACCGGCGCAGGTCTGGCGCATCTGCGCGGAATGGTCGATCTCAAGACCCTGGTGCTTCACAATACCGATGTCAGCGATTCGGGTTTGGTGCACCTTGGTGAATTGAAAAACCTTGAGTTGCTTGAACTGTCTAACACCAAGGTCAGCGGAGCTGGGCTGGTACATCTCGGCAAGCTGCCAAATTTGAAGGACCTGGGCCTGAATCATACGTCAATCAGCGACGACGATTTGGCGCATCTCAGTGGGTTGACCACGCTAAAAGGCTTGTCGCTCCCTGCGAATATCACAGACGAGGGCCTGAAGCATATTCGCGGCTTGACCGGAATAGAGACTCTCGTTTTATTCGATACCGATATTACCGGAGTAGGGCTCCAGCAATTGCGGGGAATGACCTCCCTGGAAACCCTTTGGCTGTCCGACACAAAAGTCGACGACGACGGCATGCAGAATTTAAGTGGGCTGACATCATTACGTAACCTCTGGCTGTGCAACACCCAGATCAGCGATGGGGGACTGGAGCATCTCAGAGGATTGACAAATCTCGATGAATTAACGCTTTCCAATACGCGCGTGACAGCCGCCGGTGTCGAGCAACTGCGCAAAGCCTTGCCGGGGTGTGATGTTCTATGGACGCCACCCACGCCTTAA
- the sucC gene encoding ADP-forming succinate--CoA ligase subunit beta produces MKIHEYQGKQLLADAGVRVPRGVVCKSADEVAAAYETLGGSIAVVKSQIHAGGRGKGRFKEFPEQPGVVLVKSAAEARENAERMLGQTLVTIQTGDEGKQVNTLFVEEGLQIARELYLGIVVDREAGGPVLMMSSEGGMEIEEVAANTPEKIFREPFDADYGLMPYQVRNLCFKLGFNAAQMKQAGKFLPQVCKFFADNDCSMAEVNPLVVTADDELVVLDAKIAFDDNALFRHKPLLELRDLSEEDAAEVRAGAAGLSYVNLDGNIGCLVNGAGLAMSTMDLIKLHGGEPANFLDVGGGANVDQVTEAFKIILSDSNVKAVLVNIFGGIMKCDTIVEALLTSYEKVGFTVPLVVRLEGTNVDKAREMLAASGRDIVSATDLTDAAKKVVGTLSA; encoded by the coding sequence ATGAAGATTCACGAATATCAAGGCAAACAATTGCTCGCCGATGCGGGTGTCCGCGTTCCGCGGGGAGTCGTCTGCAAGTCGGCGGACGAAGTCGCGGCGGCGTATGAGACGCTGGGCGGGTCGATTGCCGTCGTTAAATCACAAATTCACGCCGGCGGCCGCGGAAAAGGGCGATTCAAGGAATTTCCCGAGCAACCGGGCGTCGTGCTGGTCAAATCGGCGGCTGAAGCCCGTGAAAACGCGGAACGGATGTTGGGCCAAACGCTGGTTACGATTCAAACCGGCGACGAAGGCAAACAGGTCAATACGCTGTTTGTCGAAGAGGGATTGCAAATCGCCCGCGAATTGTATTTGGGCATTGTGGTCGATCGCGAAGCGGGCGGACCGGTCTTGATGATGTCCTCCGAAGGGGGGATGGAAATCGAAGAGGTTGCCGCCAACACGCCGGAAAAAATCTTCCGCGAACCGTTCGACGCCGACTACGGATTGATGCCGTATCAGGTCCGCAACCTGTGCTTTAAGTTGGGTTTCAACGCAGCACAAATGAAACAAGCCGGCAAATTTCTGCCGCAAGTTTGCAAGTTCTTCGCCGACAACGATTGCAGCATGGCCGAGGTTAACCCCTTGGTGGTGACGGCCGATGACGAATTGGTGGTGTTGGACGCGAAGATCGCCTTCGACGACAACGCCCTGTTCCGTCACAAGCCGCTGCTGGAATTGCGGGACCTGTCCGAAGAGGACGCGGCGGAAGTCCGTGCCGGAGCGGCCGGGCTGAGCTATGTGAATCTCGACGGCAACATCGGCTGTCTGGTGAACGGAGCCGGGTTGGCGATGAGCACGATGGATCTGATCAAACTACATGGCGGAGAACCTGCCAACTTCTTGGACGTAGGTGGCGGAGCCAACGTCGACCAGGTGACCGAAGCGTTCAAGATCATCCTGTCGGACTCGAACGTGAAAGCGGTGCTGGTGAACATTTTCGGCGGCATCATGAAGTGCGACACGATTGTCGAAGCGCTGTTGACGTCGTACGAAAAAGTGGGCTTCACCGTGCCGTTGGTGGTGCGGTTGGAAGGGACGAACGTCGATAAGGCCCGCGAAATGCTGGCTGCCAGCGGCCGCGATATTGTCAGCGCCACTGATTTGACGGATGCCGCTAAGAAAGTCGTCGGCACGTTGAGTGCATAA
- a CDS encoding ABC transporter ATP-binding protein, with the protein MSDASMIIVDDVRKTYRDGLFRRQKVEALKGVSFDVKRGEVFGLLGPNGAGKTTLIKILLGIVRKTGGQATLLGRPAGERAGRQRVGYLPEGHRIPQHLNGNTALEYYGSLSGLSMSQIRQRRPESLATVGLAEWGKMSVKKYSKGMLQRLGLAQAMLHNPDLLILDEPTDGVDPVGRAEMREILAQLKGQGKSIFLNSHMLQEVELVCDRVAILHKGKLRHVGDVKDITTLSGAETEFLLEGAEETIRGIIDKAAVLSWSGAGENRFQVGLRISAQPDVDRTVDQLRKAGISICRMTPRKLTLEEAFLQLIQTQTDDQSGNEQPTEITSFGAES; encoded by the coding sequence ATGTCCGACGCGTCCATGATCATCGTTGACGATGTGCGAAAGACCTATCGAGATGGGTTGTTTCGCCGACAAAAGGTGGAAGCTCTTAAGGGGGTCTCGTTTGACGTCAAACGGGGCGAAGTGTTTGGGCTACTCGGTCCCAACGGCGCGGGCAAGACGACGCTGATTAAAATCTTGTTGGGGATTGTCCGCAAAACCGGTGGGCAAGCAACCTTGTTGGGGCGTCCCGCCGGAGAGCGTGCCGGACGGCAACGGGTGGGCTATCTGCCCGAAGGACATCGCATTCCGCAACACCTCAATGGCAACACGGCGCTAGAGTATTACGGCAGTCTCAGCGGTCTGTCGATGTCGCAAATTAGGCAGCGCCGACCGGAATCCCTGGCGACAGTGGGACTGGCCGAATGGGGCAAGATGTCGGTCAAGAAGTATTCCAAAGGGATGCTGCAGCGCCTGGGTCTCGCCCAAGCGATGTTACATAATCCCGACCTGCTCATCTTGGATGAACCGACCGATGGCGTCGATCCGGTGGGACGCGCGGAAATGCGGGAGATCCTGGCGCAACTCAAAGGACAAGGGAAATCAATTTTCCTCAACAGCCATATGTTGCAAGAGGTCGAATTGGTTTGCGACCGCGTCGCCATTCTGCACAAGGGCAAATTGCGGCATGTGGGGGACGTCAAAGACATCACCACGCTGTCGGGAGCGGAAACGGAATTTCTGTTGGAAGGCGCGGAGGAAACCATTCGCGGGATCATTGACAAAGCAGCCGTCCTGTCTTGGAGCGGTGCTGGTGAGAATCGCTTTCAGGTCGGTCTCCGCATCTCCGCGCAACCGGATGTCGACCGTACCGTTGATCAACTGCGCAAAGCGGGCATTAGTATTTGTCGAATGACGCCACGCAAGTTGACGTTGGAAGAGGCATTCCTGCAACTCATCCAAACCCAAACCGACGACCAATCGGGCAATGAACAACCCACTGAAATCACAAGCTTTGGTGCCGAATCATGA
- the sucD gene encoding succinate--CoA ligase subunit alpha: protein MSILVDADTKVICQGITGRAGLFHSQMCREYGTQLVGGVTPGKGGTEVDGFPVFNTVEEAVAKTGANCSMVFVPPPFCGDAIMESADAGIPLIIGITEGVPVLDMVRVSKCLARTGSRLIGPNCPGIITPGAAKIGIMPGYIHNPGTVGLISRSGTLTYEAVWQLSNVGLGQSTCVGIGGDPIIGTNFIDLLEMFQNDPGTEAILMIGEIGGNAEEKAAAYIKEHVTKPVGSFIAGRTAPKGKRMGHAGAIISGGSGTAEEKIAALEAAGAVVAESPADMGSAVQRAIAKAG from the coding sequence ATGAGTATTTTAGTCGATGCCGACACCAAGGTGATTTGCCAAGGGATTACCGGCCGCGCCGGGTTGTTTCATAGCCAGATGTGCCGCGAATACGGCACGCAATTGGTCGGCGGCGTGACTCCCGGCAAAGGGGGAACCGAGGTCGACGGGTTTCCGGTGTTCAACACCGTCGAAGAAGCTGTCGCCAAAACCGGGGCGAACTGCTCAATGGTATTCGTCCCGCCGCCCTTTTGTGGCGACGCGATCATGGAATCGGCCGACGCGGGAATTCCGCTGATCATCGGCATTACTGAAGGGGTGCCCGTGCTTGATATGGTTCGGGTCTCCAAATGTTTGGCTCGCACAGGCAGCCGGCTAATTGGTCCGAACTGTCCCGGCATCATCACACCCGGGGCGGCCAAGATCGGCATTATGCCCGGTTATATTCACAATCCCGGCACGGTGGGACTCATCAGCCGCAGCGGCACGCTGACTTATGAAGCAGTCTGGCAGTTGAGCAATGTCGGTTTGGGACAATCGACCTGTGTGGGAATCGGTGGCGATCCGATCATCGGCACGAATTTCATCGACCTGCTGGAGATGTTTCAAAACGATCCGGGCACCGAAGCGATTTTGATGATCGGCGAAATCGGCGGCAACGCTGAGGAGAAAGCGGCGGCGTACATTAAAGAACACGTCACCAAGCCGGTTGGATCATTCATCGCTGGCCGCACCGCCCCCAAGGGCAAGCGGATGGGACATGCCGGAGCGATCATTTCCGGTGGCAGCGGCACAGCTGAGGAAAAAATTGCCGCACTAGAAGCCGCCGGAGCCGTCGTGGCTGAAAGCCCCGCCGACATGGGTTCCGCCGTGCAACGAGCAATCGCCAAAGCGGGTTGA
- a CDS encoding RbsD/FucU family protein, producing the protein MPTNPTKFHNQTPEAQAMLKGVPTTISPELMQVLMSMGHGDEIVIADGNFPADSHAERLVRCDGLAGLPVIEGILKFLPVDTFVDDVAVVMQPVDKSATEPPIWTGFRRALERAEDREIQLTLIDRHAFYDRAREAYAIVATSETALYANLILKKGVVAP; encoded by the coding sequence ATGCCGACAAATCCCACAAAATTCCACAACCAGACCCCGGAGGCACAGGCGATGCTCAAAGGTGTACCGACCACGATTTCCCCCGAATTGATGCAGGTCTTGATGAGCATGGGGCATGGCGACGAAATCGTGATCGCCGACGGCAATTTCCCCGCCGACTCACACGCCGAACGGCTCGTCCGCTGCGACGGATTAGCGGGGCTGCCGGTCATCGAGGGAATCTTAAAATTCCTGCCGGTCGACACCTTCGTCGACGACGTCGCTGTCGTCATGCAGCCGGTCGATAAGTCCGCCACCGAACCTCCAATCTGGACCGGCTTCCGCCGCGCATTGGAGCGCGCCGAAGACCGCGAAATCCAACTCACCCTCATCGACCGCCACGCCTTCTACGACCGCGCCCGCGAAGCCTACGCCATCGTGGCAACGAGTGAAACGGCGCTGTATGCGAATCTGATTCTAAAGAAGGGGGTGGTGGCGCCGTAG
- a CDS encoding LamG-like jellyroll fold domain-containing protein → MRSVAAILTIGVLIHFAATPTLAGLQAGAAVVDVTPTQLPVLVNGGMLSRSVDTVKTPVNARAIVLDDGKERLAIVVVDSCMMPRPLLDDAKALAALRTGIRADHMLISATHTHTAPSSLSCLGTDADPNYVPFLRDKLAEAIAAAEANLEPARVGWAVGNAAEFTALRRWIRRPDRIVNDPFGNPTVRANMHAGANWDDVTGESGPEDPDLSIISIQATDGRPIAVLANFSMHYFSDQALSADYFGLFSEGLKSKLTVEGDTSHPPFVGIMSHGCSGDIWRRDYTTSPPTEPAKTIDSFANELVKIALDAIGTIQYDEDATLAMAERRLTLNYRVPSAQRLEWAQKIVDAMGDRPPKNTTEVYAREQVILHQRQSTEVVVQALRIGDIGIATTPTETYALTGLKLKAQSPLKNTMVIELANGGDGYIPPPEQHFLGGYNTWAARSAGLEIQAEPKITEAALQLLEQVAGSPREEYQQSRGPSAEAILAAKPIAYYRLDEFAAPHAVDSSGHHRDAVYEPGVVFFLEGPQSDKFCQEGETNRAAHFAGGRLRAHMQDLGDQYSVSMWFWNGMPDEAREVSGWLFSHGPDHGLGSNSDHLGLGGTEHPGKLIFRHGGAGAKTEVGKTTIPRWTWNHVVFERDGEFVRVYLNGQQQPEIGVKLPSGLLSPRKQVFWGGRGDNESNWEGRLDEIAVFPRVLSTEEIKTLAGQ, encoded by the coding sequence ATGAGATCGGTTGCAGCAATACTCACCATCGGTGTTTTGATACATTTTGCAGCGACACCAACCCTGGCCGGTTTACAGGCGGGGGCCGCTGTGGTGGATGTGACGCCGACGCAACTTCCAGTCCTGGTTAACGGCGGCATGCTCAGCCGCTCGGTGGATACGGTCAAAACGCCGGTCAATGCCCGGGCAATCGTGCTGGACGATGGCAAAGAGCGGTTGGCGATTGTCGTGGTCGACAGTTGTATGATGCCCCGTCCGTTACTAGATGACGCGAAAGCCTTGGCCGCGTTGCGCACGGGAATCCGAGCGGACCACATGTTGATTTCAGCGACGCACACGCACACGGCCCCCTCATCGCTCTCCTGCCTGGGGACGGATGCCGACCCCAACTATGTGCCGTTTTTACGTGACAAACTGGCCGAAGCGATTGCCGCTGCGGAAGCCAACCTCGAACCGGCCCGCGTCGGCTGGGCCGTTGGCAACGCCGCGGAGTTTACGGCGCTGCGGCGTTGGATTCGCCGGCCGGATCGGATCGTGAATGATCCCTTCGGCAACCCCACCGTCCGCGCGAACATGCATGCGGGAGCCAACTGGGACGACGTGACAGGCGAATCGGGTCCGGAAGATCCCGACCTGTCGATCATTTCCATCCAAGCCACCGATGGCCGACCGATTGCTGTGTTGGCGAATTTCTCCATGCATTATTTCAGCGACCAAGCACTGAGCGCCGATTATTTTGGGCTGTTTAGTGAAGGTCTTAAGAGCAAATTAACAGTCGAGGGGGACACTTCGCATCCTCCGTTTGTGGGAATCATGTCGCACGGATGCAGCGGCGATATTTGGCGGCGAGATTACACGACATCCCCCCCAACTGAACCTGCGAAAACGATCGACAGTTTCGCAAATGAATTGGTGAAGATTGCGCTCGATGCGATAGGCACAATCCAGTACGACGAAGACGCGACGCTGGCCATGGCTGAAAGACGATTGACGCTCAACTACCGCGTCCCCAGTGCCCAACGATTGGAATGGGCTCAAAAAATCGTGGACGCCATGGGGGATCGGCCGCCGAAGAACACAACCGAAGTTTATGCGCGGGAGCAAGTGATCTTGCACCAGCGGCAATCGACGGAAGTCGTGGTCCAGGCGCTACGGATTGGCGACATTGGAATTGCGACCACACCGACGGAAACGTATGCCCTGACCGGTTTGAAACTCAAAGCGCAAAGCCCGTTGAAAAACACCATGGTGATTGAACTGGCCAATGGGGGTGACGGTTATATTCCGCCGCCGGAGCAACATTTTTTGGGGGGATACAACACCTGGGCGGCGCGGTCGGCCGGGTTGGAAATTCAAGCGGAGCCGAAGATCACCGAAGCAGCGCTGCAATTGCTGGAACAGGTTGCCGGGAGCCCACGTGAAGAGTATCAACAAAGCCGCGGCCCCAGCGCTGAGGCCATTTTGGCGGCCAAGCCGATCGCGTATTATCGGCTGGATGAGTTCGCAGCGCCGCACGCTGTCGATTCGTCGGGACATCATCGCGATGCGGTGTACGAACCGGGCGTCGTCTTCTTTCTGGAAGGTCCGCAATCGGATAAATTCTGCCAAGAGGGTGAAACCAACCGGGCCGCGCATTTTGCAGGGGGACGCTTGCGGGCGCATATGCAGGATCTGGGGGACCAGTATTCGGTGTCGATGTGGTTTTGGAACGGCATGCCCGATGAGGCCCGCGAAGTCAGCGGATGGTTGTTTTCGCACGGCCCCGATCATGGCTTAGGTTCTAACAGCGACCACTTGGGTTTGGGAGGAACGGAGCATCCCGGGAAGCTCATCTTTCGCCACGGTGGTGCGGGAGCAAAAACTGAGGTGGGGAAAACAACCATTCCGCGCTGGACTTGGAATCACGTTGTGTTCGAGCGGGATGGTGAGTTTGTACGGGTTTATTTGAATGGCCAACAACAACCGGAAATTGGTGTGAAGCTGCCATCCGGCTTGTTGTCACCAAGGAAACAGGTATTCTGGGGAGGCCGTGGGGACAACGAGTCCAACTGGGAAGGCCGCTTGGATGAGATCGCTGTGTTTCCGCGCGTGTTATCGACTGAGGAAATAAAAACGCTCGCGGGTCAATAA
- the ndk gene encoding nucleoside-diphosphate kinase, giving the protein MANERSLILFKPDAVQRRLCGELLSRIEKRGLKIVGLKMLQVTKELSAQHYAEHVEKPFYPLLEEFITSGPVVALVVEGPEAISVMRTMMGSTNGRESALGTIRGDFGLSRQMNLIHGSDGPEAAAREIPIYFKAEELIEYETTLAGWVCADDEK; this is encoded by the coding sequence ATGGCCAACGAACGTAGCTTGATTTTGTTCAAACCCGATGCCGTCCAACGCCGCCTGTGCGGCGAATTGCTCTCCCGTATCGAAAAACGGGGCCTGAAAATCGTCGGCCTGAAGATGCTGCAGGTCACCAAAGAGCTTTCCGCCCAACATTACGCCGAGCACGTCGAGAAGCCGTTTTATCCGCTGCTGGAAGAATTCATCACCTCCGGCCCCGTTGTGGCGTTGGTCGTTGAAGGTCCCGAAGCGATTTCGGTCATGCGGACCATGATGGGTTCAACCAACGGTCGGGAATCGGCCCTGGGAACCATCCGCGGCGATTTCGGCCTGTCCCGCCAAATGAACCTGATCCACGGCAGCGACGGCCCCGAGGCAGCCGCGCGGGAAATCCCGATTTACTTCAAGGCGGAAGAATTGATCGAATACGAAACCACCCTCGCCGGTTGGGTCTGTGCCGACGACGAAAAATAG